A genomic window from Streptomyces brevispora includes:
- a CDS encoding PucR family transcriptional regulator has product MPDLPAGPPAPPIPLTELLAREELGLRSIAGPAEAELLWVHTSEMADPYPYLLGGELLLSAGVLLTDPDTYVSRLVEAGAAALGFGVRPVHETVPAELIAACDRYGLPLIEVPPETPFTAIARAVWRLMAEARMRELRRVTRAQQALATAAARTDPVPAVLHQLAAQLDGRAALLTADGEELHAAGRAPAPDVRAALTRLARVVAPVVRPAPASATDTLGTTHLAAYALGGGQGLVLTLATKRREAGDHTIAGVAVVLLSLLAAPHQGVDAAGRSAALVRLLLGADPAGVAPLLGGAELWTVVHARRDGGPVDPLTAGALGAALGSALVDAGRGRDAVRVLVPGGDRITPQPGWTLGASAPAAITALDVADAQAGRALGHAEATRTPLAHHRTDTGCGLAALIPQEAAEAHARALLAPLTETLAETLRCWLSLHGSWDRTATALQVHRNTVRQRIGRCSVLLGADLDDMDVRTELWFALRQG; this is encoded by the coding sequence ATGCCGGACCTCCCCGCCGGTCCACCGGCCCCGCCCATCCCGCTGACCGAGCTGCTCGCCCGGGAGGAGCTCGGGCTGCGCAGCATCGCGGGGCCCGCCGAGGCGGAGCTGCTGTGGGTGCACACCTCGGAGATGGCCGACCCGTACCCGTATCTGCTCGGCGGCGAGCTGCTGCTGAGCGCCGGGGTGCTGCTCACGGACCCGGACACCTATGTGTCCCGGCTGGTCGAGGCGGGGGCGGCCGCGCTCGGTTTCGGGGTGCGGCCGGTGCACGAGACGGTTCCGGCGGAGCTGATCGCGGCGTGCGACCGGTACGGGCTGCCGCTGATCGAGGTGCCGCCCGAGACCCCGTTCACGGCGATCGCCCGCGCGGTGTGGCGGCTGATGGCGGAGGCCCGGATGCGCGAGCTGCGCCGGGTGACGCGCGCCCAGCAGGCCCTGGCGACGGCGGCGGCCAGGACCGATCCGGTGCCGGCGGTGCTGCACCAGCTGGCGGCCCAGCTGGACGGGCGGGCGGCCCTGCTCACGGCCGACGGCGAGGAGTTGCACGCGGCGGGCCGGGCACCGGCCCCCGATGTGCGGGCCGCGCTCACCCGGCTCGCCCGGGTGGTCGCGCCCGTCGTGCGCCCCGCGCCCGCCTCGGCGACCGACACCCTGGGTACCACCCATCTCGCCGCGTACGCGCTCGGCGGCGGACAGGGGCTCGTCCTGACGCTGGCGACGAAGCGGCGGGAGGCGGGCGACCACACGATCGCCGGGGTCGCGGTGGTCCTGCTCTCCCTGCTGGCCGCCCCGCACCAGGGCGTCGACGCCGCGGGCCGCTCGGCGGCGCTGGTCCGGCTGCTGCTGGGCGCGGACCCGGCGGGCGTCGCCCCGCTGCTGGGCGGCGCGGAGCTGTGGACGGTGGTGCACGCGCGCCGCGACGGCGGCCCGGTGGACCCGCTCACCGCCGGGGCCCTCGGAGCGGCCCTGGGCTCGGCGCTGGTCGACGCGGGCCGGGGCCGCGACGCGGTACGGGTGCTGGTGCCCGGCGGCGACCGGATCACCCCGCAGCCGGGGTGGACGCTCGGCGCGTCCGCCCCCGCCGCGATCACCGCGCTGGACGTGGCCGACGCCCAGGCCGGGCGCGCCCTCGGCCACGCGGAGGCGACCCGCACCCCGCTGGCCCACCACCGCACGGACACCGGTTGCGGCCTGGCCGCCCTGATCCCGCAGGAGGCCGCCGAGGCGCACGCCCGCGCCCTGCTGGCCCCGCTCACCGAGACGCTCGCCGAGACCCTGCGCTGCTGGCTGAGCCTGCACGGCAGCTGGGACCGCACGGCGACCGCCCTCCAGGTCCACCGCAATACGGTCCGCCAGCGCATCGGCCGGTGCTCGGTGTTGCTCGGGGCGGACCTGGACGACATGGACGTACGCACGGAGTTGTGGTTCGCGCTCCGGCAGGGGTGA
- a CDS encoding immunity 49 family protein, which produces MRLGGGNTLPEHGEGDGFGSKLVAAVDGANSDTVADQETVDKLLYPPMEILHRVVRTDHTGFNRALAAALQWHREYWIDETRAGLISVLVALAPLAIACFAHDAGFPIEVESDYLPVALLERSWAGEFPT; this is translated from the coding sequence ATCCGACTCGGCGGCGGCAACACACTCCCAGAGCACGGTGAAGGCGACGGCTTCGGCTCGAAGCTGGTGGCCGCCGTCGACGGCGCGAACTCGGACACAGTCGCCGACCAGGAGACGGTGGACAAGCTCCTTTACCCGCCGATGGAGATACTCCACCGGGTCGTCCGCACCGACCACACCGGCTTCAACCGCGCCCTCGCCGCCGCCCTCCAGTGGCACCGGGAATACTGGATCGATGAGACCCGGGCCGGCCTGATCTCGGTCCTCGTCGCCCTCGCGCCGCTCGCCATCGCCTGCTTCGCCCACGACGCGGGCTTCCCCATCGAAGTGGAGTCCGACTACCTCCCTGTCGCCCTTCTCGAGCGTTCCTGGGCGGGCGAATTCCCCACGTAG
- a CDS encoding acyl-CoA dehydrogenase family protein: MRRTVFNEDHEAFRETIRAFIAAEVVPVYDEWFAAGVVPREFYGKLGELGVFGINVDEEYDGAGIDSHKYEAVIYEETARAGVSFGGSGVHTLLGLPYIKMLATDEQKKRWLPKFTTGEEMWALAMTEPGTGSDVAGMKTSAKLSEDGTHYVLNGAKTFITGGVHADRVIVCARTSAPREDDRRFGISLFAVDTKSAGYSVGRKLDKLGLRTSDTAELAFVDVKVPAEDLLGEENKGFGYLGTNLASERWGIAFGAYAQAAAAVRFAKEYVQDRTVFGKTVASFQNTKFELAACQAEVDAAQAVADRALEALDQGELTAAEAASAKLFCTEVAHRVIDRCLQLHGGYGFMNEYPIARLYADNRVNRIYGGTSEVMKSIIAKSMGL; encoded by the coding sequence GTGCGCCGTACGGTATTCAACGAGGACCACGAGGCGTTCCGGGAGACCATCCGCGCCTTCATCGCGGCCGAGGTCGTGCCGGTGTACGACGAGTGGTTCGCCGCCGGCGTGGTGCCGCGCGAGTTCTACGGCAAGCTCGGCGAACTGGGTGTCTTCGGCATCAACGTGGACGAGGAGTACGACGGCGCGGGCATCGACTCGCACAAGTACGAGGCCGTCATCTACGAGGAGACCGCCCGCGCGGGCGTCTCCTTCGGCGGTTCCGGGGTGCACACGCTGCTCGGCCTTCCCTACATCAAGATGCTCGCCACCGACGAGCAGAAGAAGCGCTGGCTGCCGAAGTTCACCACCGGCGAGGAGATGTGGGCCCTGGCGATGACCGAGCCGGGCACCGGCTCCGACGTCGCGGGCATGAAGACCAGCGCCAAGCTCTCCGAGGACGGCACGCACTACGTCCTCAACGGCGCCAAGACCTTCATCACCGGTGGTGTGCACGCCGACCGGGTCATCGTCTGCGCCCGCACCTCCGCCCCGCGCGAGGACGACCGCCGCTTCGGTATCTCGCTCTTCGCCGTCGACACCAAGTCCGCGGGCTACTCCGTCGGCCGCAAGCTCGACAAGCTCGGTCTGCGCACCTCCGACACCGCCGAGCTGGCGTTCGTCGACGTCAAGGTCCCGGCCGAGGATCTGCTCGGCGAGGAGAACAAGGGCTTCGGCTACCTCGGCACCAACCTGGCCTCCGAGCGCTGGGGCATCGCCTTCGGGGCGTACGCACAGGCCGCCGCCGCCGTCCGGTTCGCCAAGGAGTACGTCCAGGACCGCACCGTCTTCGGCAAGACCGTCGCCTCGTTCCAGAACACCAAGTTCGAGCTGGCCGCCTGCCAGGCCGAGGTGGACGCGGCCCAGGCCGTCGCCGACCGCGCGCTGGAGGCGCTGGACCAGGGCGAGCTGACCGCCGCCGAGGCCGCCTCCGCGAAGCTGTTCTGCACCGAGGTCGCGCACCGCGTCATCGACCGCTGCCTCCAGCTGCACGGCGGCTACGGCTTCATGAACGAGTACCCGATCGCCCGCCTGTACGCGGACAACCGGGTCAACCGCATCTACGGCGGCACCAGCGAGGTCATGAAGTCGATCATCGCCAAGTCCATGGGCCTGTAG